From Salvelinus namaycush isolate Seneca unplaced genomic scaffold, SaNama_1.0 Scaffold2668, whole genome shotgun sequence, one genomic window encodes:
- the LOC120039365 gene encoding extensin-like, producing CHPSPDHTTQSPVPTSHHPVPSPHITPPSPQSPHHTNPPQSPHHTTQSPVPTSHHPVPSPHITPPSPQSPHHTTQSPVPTSHHPVPSPQITPPLHIPRSHHPSYSPHITPPLLQSPHHTTPPQSPHHTTPPQSPHHTTPPQSPHHTTPPQSPHHTTQSPVPTSHHPVPSPHITPPSPQSPHHTTQSPHHSIPSYSPHITPTLPSPHITPTLPSPHITPPLHSPHITPPSPHITPPSPHITPPSPQSPHHTTQSPVPTSHHPVPSPHITPPLLQSPHHTNPPQSPHHTNPPSPHITPTLPVPTSHQPSPSPHHTNPPRPHITPTLPLPTSHHPSPSSHHTTRPRPHITPPVPVPVPVPTSHQPSPSPHHTNHPRPHITPPFPVPTSHHPSLSPHHTTRPRPHITPTVPVPTSHHPSPSPHHTTRPRPHITPPVPISHQPSPVPTPTLPSPHTNPPQSPHHPSPVPTPPLPSPHNHTNPPQSPHQPSPVPTPTLPSSSG from the exons ATGTCACCCGTCCCCAGATCACACCACCCAGTCCCCAGTCCCCACATCACACCACCCAGTCCCCAGTCCCCACATCACACCACCCAGTCCCCAGTCCCCACATCACACCAACCCTCCCCAGTCCCCACATCACACCACCCAGTCCCCAGTCCCCACATCACACCACCCAGTCCCCAGTCCCCACATCACACCACCCAGTCCCCAGTCCCCACATCACACCACCCAGTCCCCAGTCCCCACATCACACCACCCAGTCCCCAGTCCCCAGATCACACCACCCCTCCACA TCCCCAGATCACACCACCCCTCCTACAGTCCCCACATCACACCACCCCTCCTACAGTCCCCACATCACACCACCCCTCCCCAGTCCCCACATCACACCACCCCTCCCCAGTCCCCACATCACACCACCCCTCCCCAGTCCCCACATCACACCACCCCTCCACAGTCCCCACATCACACCACCCAGTCCCCAGTCCCCACATCACACCACCCAGTCCCCAGTCCCCACATCACACCACCCAGTCCCCAGTCCCCACATCACACCACCCAGTCCCCACATCACAGCATCCCCTCCTACAGTCCCCACATCACACCAACCCTCCCCAGTCCCCACATCACACCAACCCTCCCCAGTCCCCACATCACACCACCCCTCCACAGTCCCCACATCACACCACCCAGTCCCCACATCACACCACCCAGTCCCCACATCACACCACCCAGTCCCCAGTCCCCACATCACACCACCCAGTCCCCAGTCCCCACATCACACCACCCAGTCCCCAGTCCCCACATCACACCACCCCTCCTACAGTCCCCACATCACACCAACCCTCCACAGTCCCCACATCACACCAACCCTCCCAGTCCCCACATCACACCAACCCTCCCCGTCCCCACATCACACCAACCCTCCCCGTCCCCACATCACACCAACCCTCCCCGTCCCCACATCACACCAACCCTCCCGCTCCCCACATCACACCACCCGTCCCCGTCCTCACATCACACCACCCGTCCCCGTCCCCACATCACACCAcccgtccccgtccccgtccccgtccccacATCACACCAACCATCCCCGTCCCCACATCACACCAACCATCCCCGTCCCCACATCACACCACCCTTCCCCGTCCCCACATCACACCACCCTTCCCTGTCCCCACATCACACCACCCGTCCCCGTCCCCACATCACACCAACCGTCCCCGTCCCCACATCACACCACCCGTCCCCGTCCCCACATCACACCACCCGTCCCCGTCCCCACATCACACCACCCGTCCCCATATCACACCAGCCCTCCCCAGTCCCCACACCAACCCTCCCCAGTCCCCACACCAACCCTCCCCAGTCCCCACACCACCCCTCCCCAGTCCCCACACCACCCCTCCCCAGTCCCCACAACCACACCAACCCTCCCCAGTCCCCACACCAACCCTCCCCAGTCCCCACACCAACCCTCccaagctcgtctggag